One Streptomyces sp. R28 DNA window includes the following coding sequences:
- a CDS encoding dipeptide/oligopeptide/nickel ABC transporter permease/ATP-binding protein, giving the protein MTFNRKRLAEALSRPGIRLHGWRRLPLLSKVAFCFLAVVVLMALLAPLLSPHDPLDQQPPVDGTGHPSADHWMGQDSLGRDILGRLMYGARWSLAIGLGATGLALVVGALLGAVAATSRKAVDETLMRCLDVVMAFPGIALAAVLVAVFGGGITVLICAIAFLFTPPVARVVRANVLDQYGEDYVTAERVIGARTPHIVIRHVAINCAAPVLVFCTVQVAEAIVFEASLSFIGAGVRPPDPSWGSVIADGKNMVLTGGWWATVFPGLLMLVTVLSLNILSEGVSDAWAAPSAREVDVRDDDDRLEAPEPGSGEVLRLPGLTEAAARLRARARPLPQGQLPVLAVENLAIGFEGRHAGVDIVDGISFEVQPGEVLGLVGESGCGKSLTALAVMGLEPKGARVRGHVRFNQRQLVGEPMRVRRRLLGHEMAMIYQDALSSLNPAMTIRSQLKQVVRRGGRRTPHELLTLVGLDPERTLRSYPHELSGGQRQRVLIAMALSRDPKLIVADEPTTALDVTVQAQIMELLLRLREELGFALILVSHDLALIADVTDRVVVMYGGQIVETGVTADLVEAPAHHYTRGLLGSVLSLESAQERMTQIKGVVPSPADFPAGCRFADRCPLASEMCRTTAPDLSGTPAHTAACHHPAILLAPTDRSESEIVQ; this is encoded by the coding sequence CGCCCGTCGACGGCACCGGGCACCCCTCCGCCGACCACTGGATGGGCCAGGACAGCCTCGGCCGGGACATCCTCGGCCGGCTGATGTACGGCGCCCGCTGGTCGCTGGCGATCGGCCTCGGCGCGACCGGGCTCGCGCTGGTCGTCGGCGCCCTGCTCGGCGCCGTCGCCGCGACCTCCCGCAAGGCGGTCGACGAGACGCTGATGCGCTGCCTGGACGTGGTGATGGCGTTCCCGGGCATCGCGCTGGCCGCCGTGCTCGTCGCGGTCTTCGGCGGCGGAATCACCGTCCTGATCTGCGCGATCGCGTTCCTGTTCACGCCGCCGGTGGCACGGGTGGTCCGGGCGAACGTCCTCGACCAGTACGGCGAGGACTACGTCACGGCGGAACGGGTCATCGGTGCCCGCACCCCGCACATCGTCATCAGGCACGTGGCGATCAACTGCGCCGCCCCGGTGCTGGTGTTCTGCACGGTCCAGGTGGCGGAGGCGATCGTCTTCGAGGCGTCGCTGTCCTTCATCGGCGCGGGCGTGCGGCCGCCCGACCCCTCCTGGGGCAGCGTCATCGCCGACGGCAAGAACATGGTGCTGACCGGGGGCTGGTGGGCGACCGTCTTCCCCGGCCTGCTGATGCTGGTGACGGTGCTCTCGCTGAACATCCTCTCCGAGGGCGTCTCGGACGCGTGGGCGGCGCCCTCGGCGCGCGAGGTCGACGTACGGGACGACGACGACCGGCTGGAGGCGCCGGAGCCGGGCAGCGGCGAGGTGCTGCGACTTCCGGGGCTGACGGAGGCGGCGGCGCGGCTGCGGGCACGGGCACGCCCGTTGCCCCAGGGACAACTGCCGGTACTCGCCGTCGAGAACCTGGCGATCGGCTTCGAGGGTCGGCACGCCGGCGTGGACATCGTCGACGGCATCAGCTTCGAGGTGCAGCCCGGTGAGGTGCTGGGCCTGGTCGGCGAGTCGGGCTGCGGGAAGTCGCTCACCGCCCTCGCGGTGATGGGCCTGGAGCCCAAGGGCGCCCGGGTGCGCGGCCATGTCCGTTTCAACCAGCGGCAGTTGGTGGGCGAGCCGATGCGCGTACGCCGCAGGCTGCTGGGCCACGAGATGGCGATGATCTACCAGGACGCCCTGTCGTCCCTGAACCCGGCGATGACGATCCGCTCGCAGCTCAAGCAGGTCGTACGCCGCGGAGGCCGCCGTACCCCGCACGAACTGCTGACGCTCGTCGGCCTCGACCCCGAACGCACCCTGCGCAGCTACCCCCACGAACTCTCCGGCGGCCAGCGCCAGCGCGTCCTGATCGCCATGGCCCTGTCCCGCGACCCGAAACTGATCGTCGCCGACGAGCCGACGACCGCGCTGGACGTCACCGTGCAGGCGCAGATCATGGAGCTGCTGCTCAGGCTGCGGGAGGAGCTGGGCTTCGCCCTGATCCTGGTCTCGCACGACCTCGCGCTGATCGCGGACGTCACCGACCGGGTGGTCGTGATGTACGGCGGCCAGATCGTGGAGACCGGCGTGACCGCCGACCTGGTGGAGGCACCGGCGCACCACTACACGCGGGGCCTGCTGGGCAGCGTGCTCTCGCTGGAGTCGGCGCAGGAGCGGATGACGCAGATCAAGGGCGTGGTCCCCTCCCCCGCGGACTTCCCGGCGGGCTGCCGTTTCGCGGACCGGTGCCCGTTGGCGAGCGAGATGTGCCGGACGACGGCGCCCGACCTGTCGGGGACACCGGCGCACACGGCGGCCTGCCATCACCCGGCGATCCTCCTGGCGCCGACGGATCGCTCGGAAAGCGAAATCGTCCAGTGA